GGGCACTGGCCGTCGCCCTGAGCCTCGTGGTGTGGGGCGTCCGGCTCCTGACCCACGTCCGCGCCAGGTACGAGGCAGTGCGCGTTGCCGCCTGGCCGCTGGGTGTGCTTGGGCTTGCAGCCGCCTTCGCCTTCCTGCCGGCACCGGATGCATGGCCGATCCGCACCGGGCTCGGCGGCCATCTCGGGGCGCTGATTGCCCACGCGCTCGATACGGGCCTGTCCGGATGGGTGGCGGCGCTGCCGCTGGCGCTGATCCGGGCGGGGGTGGCCCTGGCTGCGGCTGCGGTCCTTCTGCTGACGCTCGGCCTGCAACCGGTCGCGATCGCCCGCCGCCTTTGGACTGTGGGACGCGGTGGCTGGCGCTCGCTTCGGGGCGCGGGAGATTTGGCCGCGGACGCTTCCGCACGTCTGGGCGAGGCCGCACGTGCCGCGCGCCGGTTCCTCCCGCGCCGCAGCCGGGAGGACGACGATGCCCCGCGCCCGCGCCGCCCGCGCGAGCCGGTGCTCGGCCCGGCGCATGGAGCTGACGCTTTCGGCGCGGACGGCGACGATGCCTATGCCGCTGCGCCTCTCGCGCGGACGGAAGGCAGGTCCCCCCGCGAAGCGGGTCGCGATATCGGCCGCGATGCTGGCCGCGAGAAGGAAAAGCCCGCCCGCAAGGCGCGCAAGGCCGTCGGCGGCGGAGAGCAGCGGCTGCTCGCGCTCGATGGCGGCTCGCCCTATGCGCTGCCCTCGCTCAATTTTCTGGCGGCGCCGGGGGCGGTGGAGATGGATCCCGCCCTGTCTCCCGCCGCCCTGCAGGAGAATTCGCGTCTTCTCGAGGGCGTGCTGGACGACTTCGGCGTGAAGGGCGACATCATCGGTGCCAAGCCCGGGCCCGTCGTCACCCTGTACGAGCTGGAGCCCGCGCCGGGGTTGAAATCCTCCCGCGTGATCAATCTCGCTGACGACATCGCCCGCTCGATGAGCGCCATCTCCGCCCGCGTCGCGGTCATTCCCGGGCGCAACGCCATCGGCGTGGAGCTTCCCAACCGCCGCCGCCAGACCGTCTACCTGCGGGAGCTTCTGGCCTCGCGGGAGTACGAACAGGCACCCTTCAAGCTTGCGCTGGCACTCGGCAAGACCATCGGCGGCGAGTCGGTCATCGCGGACCTTGCCCGCATGCCGCATCTTCTCGTCGCGGGCACCACGGGCTCGGGCAAGTCGGTCGCGATCAACACCATGGTGCTGTCGCTCCTCTACCGGCTGCCGCCCGATCAGGTGAAGCTGATCATGATCGACCCGAAGATGCTGGAACTGTCGGTCTACGACGGCATCCCCCATCTTCTGGCACCGGTGGTGACCGATCCCAAGAAGGCGGTCGTGGCGCTGAAGTGGGTCGTCCGCGAGATGGAGGACCGCTACCGCAAGATGTCGAAGCTCGGCGTCCGCAACATCGCCGGCTACAACCAGCGCATGGGGGAGCTGGAGGCGCGCGGCGAGACGCTGACCCGCGAGATCCAGACCGGCTTCGATCCCGACACGGGCCGCCCGACCTACGAGGAGGAAGAGATCGCGCCCGAGAAGATGCCCTTCATCGTCGTCATCGTGGACGAGATGGCGGACCTGATGATGGTCGCGGGCAAGGATGTCGAGGGATCGATCCAGCGGCTGGCCCAGATGGCGCGCGCGGCCGGCATCCACCTCGTCATGGCCACGCAGCGCCCGTCGGTCGACGTCATCACCGGCACGATCAAGGCGAACTTCCCGACCCGCATTTCCTTCCAGGTGACATCGAAGATCGACAGCCGCACCATCCTCGGCGAGCAGGGGGCCGAACAGCTTCTGGGCCAGGGCGACATGCTCTACATGGAGGGCGGGGGCCGGATCCGCCGCGTCCACGGGCCCTTTGTCTCCGACACGGAGGTCGAGGAGGTGGTGGCCTGGCTGAAGGCGCAGGGCTCGCCCGACTATCTCGACGCCGTGACCGAGGACGAGGAAGACATGGGCGGCGGCGGTGCTGCGGGCGGCTTCGACGACGGCGACGGGGGCAGCAGCGGCAACGATCCGCTGTTCGACCAGGCCGTCGCCATCGTGGCGGCCGAGCGCAAGGCCTCGACCAGCTATCTGCAGCGCCGTCTCCAGATCGGCTACAACCGCGCCGCCCGGATCGTGGAGGAGATGGAGGAGCAGGGCATCATCGGCCGGCCCAACCATGTGGGGCGCAGGGAGATCCTCGTCCGCGACCCGAACGAGGATTAGGTCCGCTCCGGCTCAGGGCACGGGAGCGGGCCGGTGGCCTCGCGCAGGCGACGGAACGCGCCTCGCCGGAACGTTTTGCGGGGGCGCGGCATTGTCCCGATGCCGCCGTATTCAGGGTCTAGGGATCAGCGCCATGAGTATTCGACACAGCCTTGCCGCCACACTCGCCGCCGCCGCTGCCATGCTTGCCCTGCTGCTGGCGGGGCCGCCGGCCCATTCTGCCGATCTCGATGCGGGAGACGTGCGTGCGCTCGACCGCATCAGCGGCTGGCTCAATGCCAATCCCCGCCTTCAGGCTGCCTTCGTGCAGATCAATCCGGACGGCACGATCGTCGACGGGACCGTCTACATGTGGCGGCCGGGCCGGATGCGGTTCGAATACCGGCCGCCGACGCCGATTCGCGTGATTGCCGATGGAACCTGGGTCGTGCTCGAGGACATGGAGCTTGACACCCAGGACCGCTACCCGCTTTCGGCAACGCCGCTTTCGCTCCTCCTCGACGACGAGGTCGACCTCAAGGAAAGCGCGCTGATCGAGGACGTGACCCGCGCCGACGGCACGATCCGCGTCACGGCCCGCGACCGCGACAACCCGGACCAGGGCCGGATCGTCATCGTCTTCAACGAGGAGCCGCTCGCGCTCCGGCAATGGATCATCACCGACACGCAGGGTCAGCGAACCACGGTCGCGCTGAAGGACGTGCGCACGGGAATGAGCCTCGATCCCAGGCTCTTCGTGGCCAACGATCCGCTGCCCCAGGGGCCGCGCTGACGCGGGTTCCGGGGCGCTGCCTGTCCCCGCTTGTGAGGCCCGTGCCGGCGTGCTAGCGATCTGTCCAGGCGCTCAACAGGGAGCAGGATCGGGTCGCGTGCATGATTCTCCGCGCACGGGTGCCCGGCTGACCGGAACATGAAAGACGCGGCCCGCAGTCCGCAGGATACCCGCGACCGCCTTGCCGCATGGCTTGCCGAACGGCAGGTCAGCGAGGTCGAGTGCATCGTCGCCGACATGAACGGCCTCGCGCGCGGCAAGATCCTGCCGACGAAGAAGTTTCTCGATACCTTCGACGAGCGTTCGTTGCGTCTTCCGGAATCGATCTTCCTGCAGACGGTGACCGGCGACATGATCGATTCCGAGGTGCTGTCGGAGACCGAGCCGGATGTGATTCTCCTGCCGGACCCCGACACCGTCCGCCTCGTGCCCTGGTATGACGAGCCGACCGCGCAGATCATCTGCGATGCCGTCTACAAGGACGGCAGCCCCGTGACGGTGGCGCCGCGCCAGGTGCTGAAGCGCATCCTCGCCCTCTACGACCAGCGGGGCTGGAAGCCCGTCGTCGCGCCGGAGGTCGAGTTCTACCTCTGCCAGAAGAACGTCGATCCCGACTACCCGCTGGTTCCGCCGATCGGAAAGTCCGGGCGGCAGGAGAACGCCCGCCAGCCCTATGGCATCGACGCGGTCAACGAGTTCGATCCGCTGTTCGAGGACGTCTACGACTATTGCGAGGAGCAGGCGATCGACATCGACACGCTGATCCACGAGGCGGGGGCGGCGCAGTGCGAGATCAACTTCAACCACGGCGACCCGCTGAGCCTCGCGGACCAGACATTCCTGTTCAAGCGGACCGTGCGCCAGGCGGCCCTGCGGCACGACGTGTACGCGACCTTCATGGCCAAGCCCTACCAGGGTGAACCCGGTAGTGCCATGCACATCCACCAGTCGATCCTCGATGTGGAGACGGGGCGAAACCTCTTCGCCACGCCAACGGGCAAGGACACCGCGCTCTTCAAGAACTACATCGCGGGCCTTCAGAAGTTCCTGCCCGGTGCGATGCCGCTGATCGCCCCGAACGTGAACTCCTACCGCCGCCTGATTCGCGACCTCTCGGCGCCCGTCAACACTCATTGGGGGCGGGAGAACCGAACCGTCGGCCTGCGCGTGCCCGATTCCCGGCCCGCGAACCGGCGCGTCGAGAACCGGGTGCCCGGTGCCGACGCCAATCCCTATCTCGCCATCGCGGCGACGCTTGCCTGCGGCTACCTCGGCATGCGCAAGCGGCTGAAGCCGACGCCCGAGATGACGAAGAGTGCCTATCTCTCCCAGCGGTACGCGCTTCCCCGCCACATCCTCGACGCGCTACAGAAGCTGAAGTCCGCGACCGAACTGCGGGAAATTCTCGGGCCCGACTTCGTCCAGGTCTACCTGGAGGTCAAGCTGGAGGAGCACCACGCCTACCAGCAGGTGATTTCGGCCTGGGAGCGGGAGCACCTGCTGCTCAACGTCTGACCGCCCGGGTATACGCGGCCAGTCAGCTGTCCAGATCACGGGGAGGCGGCGTGCGAATCCCTGCGCGCCCGGATGGGCAAGTGTTGCGGCAGCGCGCCGGTTCCTCTCTTATGCCTCATGCCCACCGCCTGCACGAGGCTGCACATGTCCCTCTCCCGCCGCCTTCGCCGCCTCGCCTTCGGGCTTGCCACGCTCGCCGGGC
This is a stretch of genomic DNA from Futiania mangrovi. It encodes these proteins:
- a CDS encoding DNA translocase FtsK: MARTRRMSDSGRRGARTDEGLRAFLRRRAGEGAGLLMILLAVFIALALASYDPADPSPTHAAPGPVSNLAGTSGAYVADLLLQTLGLGALAVALSLVVWGVRLLTHVRARYEAVRVAAWPLGVLGLAAAFAFLPAPDAWPIRTGLGGHLGALIAHALDTGLSGWVAALPLALIRAGVALAAAAVLLLTLGLQPVAIARRLWTVGRGGWRSLRGAGDLAADASARLGEAARAARRFLPRRSREDDDAPRPRRPREPVLGPAHGADAFGADGDDAYAAAPLARTEGRSPREAGRDIGRDAGREKEKPARKARKAVGGGEQRLLALDGGSPYALPSLNFLAAPGAVEMDPALSPAALQENSRLLEGVLDDFGVKGDIIGAKPGPVVTLYELEPAPGLKSSRVINLADDIARSMSAISARVAVIPGRNAIGVELPNRRRQTVYLRELLASREYEQAPFKLALALGKTIGGESVIADLARMPHLLVAGTTGSGKSVAINTMVLSLLYRLPPDQVKLIMIDPKMLELSVYDGIPHLLAPVVTDPKKAVVALKWVVREMEDRYRKMSKLGVRNIAGYNQRMGELEARGETLTREIQTGFDPDTGRPTYEEEEIAPEKMPFIVVIVDEMADLMMVAGKDVEGSIQRLAQMARAAGIHLVMATQRPSVDVITGTIKANFPTRISFQVTSKIDSRTILGEQGAEQLLGQGDMLYMEGGGRIRRVHGPFVSDTEVEEVVAWLKAQGSPDYLDAVTEDEEDMGGGGAAGGFDDGDGGSSGNDPLFDQAVAIVAAERKASTSYLQRRLQIGYNRAARIVEEMEEQGIIGRPNHVGRREILVRDPNED
- a CDS encoding LolA family protein — encoded protein: MSIRHSLAATLAAAAAMLALLLAGPPAHSADLDAGDVRALDRISGWLNANPRLQAAFVQINPDGTIVDGTVYMWRPGRMRFEYRPPTPIRVIADGTWVVLEDMELDTQDRYPLSATPLSLLLDDEVDLKESALIEDVTRADGTIRVTARDRDNPDQGRIVIVFNEEPLALRQWIITDTQGQRTTVALKDVRTGMSLDPRLFVANDPLPQGPR
- a CDS encoding glutamine synthetase family protein; the encoded protein is MKDAARSPQDTRDRLAAWLAERQVSEVECIVADMNGLARGKILPTKKFLDTFDERSLRLPESIFLQTVTGDMIDSEVLSETEPDVILLPDPDTVRLVPWYDEPTAQIICDAVYKDGSPVTVAPRQVLKRILALYDQRGWKPVVAPEVEFYLCQKNVDPDYPLVPPIGKSGRQENARQPYGIDAVNEFDPLFEDVYDYCEEQAIDIDTLIHEAGAAQCEINFNHGDPLSLADQTFLFKRTVRQAALRHDVYATFMAKPYQGEPGSAMHIHQSILDVETGRNLFATPTGKDTALFKNYIAGLQKFLPGAMPLIAPNVNSYRRLIRDLSAPVNTHWGRENRTVGLRVPDSRPANRRVENRVPGADANPYLAIAATLACGYLGMRKRLKPTPEMTKSAYLSQRYALPRHILDALQKLKSATELREILGPDFVQVYLEVKLEEHHAYQQVISAWEREHLLLNV